A window of Oncorhynchus keta strain PuntledgeMale-10-30-2019 chromosome 27, Oket_V2, whole genome shotgun sequence contains these coding sequences:
- the LOC118379367 gene encoding RNA-binding protein 39-like isoform X1, giving the protein MADDFDIEAMLEAPYRKDEIKSSSANGHEERSSKKKKRSHSRSSRSPSSDKRRSKSKDRKKSRDRKRSKSREKKRSRSKERRRSGSHSRERAGRYRGRRSPFLGPKFNGGPGGKIGPPHANKLSRRRSRSRSPFKKDKSPVRQPIDNLTPEERDARTVFCMQLAARIRPRDLEDFFSAVGKVRDVRMISDRNSRRSKGIAYIEFLEANSVPLAIGLTGQRLLGVPIIVQASQAEKNRAAAMANNLQKGNAGPMRLYVGSLHFNITEDMLRGIFEPFGRIESIQLMMDSETARSKGYGFISFADAECAKKALEQLNGFELAGRPMKVGNVTERTDSSTASSFLDNDELERTGIDLGTTGRLQLMARLAEGTGLQIPPAAQQALQMSGSMHSSSIHFGNMAAGTAVANPAMNLGPSMNQAMNLPTQPLATHCLQLSNMFSPQSENEPGWDIEIQDDVMEECNKHGGIVHIYVDKNSPQGNVYVKCPTIPTAMAAVNALHGRWFAGKMITAAYVPLPTYHNLFPDSVTATQLLMPSRR; this is encoded by the exons ATGGCAGACGATTTTGACATTGAGGCTATGCTAGAGGCTCCATACAGAAAG GATGAGATCAAGTCCTCTAGCGCTAATGGACATGAGGAGCGCAGTAGTAAGAA GAAAAAGAGGAGCCACAGTAGGAGTAGTCGGAGCCCGAGCTCTGACAAGCGCAGAAGCAAGAGCAAAGACAGGAAGAAGAGCCGGGACAGGAAGAGGAGCAAGAGTCGGGAGAAGAAACGCAGCCGCAGCAAGGAGCGCCGCCGCAGCGGCTCCCACAGCAGGGAGCGTGCCGGGCGCTACAGAGGACGCCGCAGCCCCTT TTTGGGGCCGAAATTTAACGGTGGTCCAGGAGGGAAGATTGGCCCACCACATGCCAACAAACTAAG TCGTAGGCGCTCAAGAAGTCGTAGTCCCTTCAAGAAAGACAAGAGTCCAGTAAG GCAACCAATTGACAACCTGACCCCAGAGGAGAGGGATGCCCGTACTGTGTTCTGTATGCAGCTGGCAGCCAGAATCCGACCACGAGATCTAGAGGACTTCTTCTCTGCTGTGGGGAAA GTGAGAGACGTGAGGATGATCTCCGATAGAAACTCCAGGAGGTCAAAGGGCATCGCCTACATAGAGTTTCTGGAGGCGAATTCGGTCCCATTGGCCATTGGCTTGACTGGACAGAGACTTCTTGGAGTGCCCATCATTGTCCAGGCCTCTCAG gctgagaagaacagagcagcagCAATGGCCAACAACCTTCAGAAGGGTAATGCTGGCCCCATGCGGCTGTACGTGGGCTCTCTGCACTTCAACATCACAGAGGACATGCTGCGAGGCATCTTTGAGCCTTTCGGAAGG ATTGAGAGCATACAGCTGATGATGGACAGTGAAACTGCACGATCCAAAGGATATGGTTTCATCTCA TTTGCAGATGCAGAGTGCGCTAAGAAAGCATTGGAGCAGCTGAATGGCTTTGAGCTGGCCGGACGGCCCATGAAGGTTGGTAACGTGACAGAACGCACCGACTCCTCCACCGCCAGCTCCTTCCTGGACAACGACGAGCTGGAGAGGACAGGCATTGACCTGGGCACCACCGGGCGCCTGCAGCTCATGGCCCGGCTGGCAGAGG GTACTGGTCTTCAGATTCCTCCAGCTGCACAACAGGCTCTACAGATGAGTGGTTCCATGCACTCCTCTTCAATCCACTTTGGCAACATGGCAGCTGGTACAG CTGTCGCCAACCCTGCCATGAACCTGGGTCCAAGCATGAACCAGGCCATGAACCTCCCAACTCAACCACTGGCTACACACTGCCTACAGCTGTCCAACATGTTCAGCCCACAGTC GGAAAATGAGCCTGGTTGGGACATCGAGATTCAAGATGACGTCATGGAGGAGTGCAACAAACATGGTGGCATTGTCCATATATATGTCGACAAGAACTCACCTCAG GGCAACGTGTACGTAAAATGCCCCACTATCCCAACAGCGATGGCTGCAGTGAATGCCCTACATGGACGGTGGTTTGCAG GTAAAATGATCACTGCGGCGTACGTACCCCTCCCAACCTACCATAACCTTTTCCCTGATTCAGTAACGGCCACCCAGCTACTGATGCCTTCGCGGCGATAA
- the rh50 gene encoding rh50-like protein: MKKHSTSLRVRLPVLVLVLEVLLLALYTAFVTYDNDANAKLQNNETKPMDNALYRDYPYFADIQVMIFIGFGCLLAFFRLYGFSGMVFNFLTATFAIQWAILVQGYFQFSHAGKIHLGVINLINAEFACAVVLISFGAVLGKTSPVQLLVMALLEVPVFSVNEWAVLKYLRINDAGGSILIHLFACYFGLGATFVLYRPRLNEGHAKENTSYQSDILSVMGTLFLWVFWPSFNSALTLKGDDQHRAILHTFIGLSSSTLTAFALSAMLNKNGKITMADIQNVTLAGGVTVGASVDMMISPAAAYALGVMGCIACMLGYKYLSPFLARHLRIQDQCGIHNLHGLTGLISCAAGICAILTATEEVYGPSMYEIFSHMAPMEGDPKLLELQELIPGLQPGLGRSAREQALYQMAAVFSTMGVAALGGILTGFVLKLPYLASPSDDLCFDDELFFNVPPHYDCPMALNGQIKTDDSTAS, from the coding sequence ATGAAAAAGCATTCCACCAGTCTGAGGGTGAGACTGCCTGTCCTGGTGCTGGTCCTGGAGGTTCTCCTCCTAGCTCTCTACACTGCCTTTGTCACCTATGACAATGATGCTAATGCTAAACTGCAGAACAATGAGACCAAACCCATGGACAACGCACTGTACCGAGATTACCCATACTTTGCTGACATTCAGGTGATGATATTCATTGGATTTGGGTGCCTTCTGGCCTTCTTCCGTCTCTACGGCTTCAGTGGAATGGTCTTCAATTTCCTGACGGCCACCTTCGCCATCCAGTGGGCCATCCTGGTACAGGGCTACTTCCAGTTCAGCCATGCTGGGAAGATCCACCTGGGGGTCATCAACCTGATCAATGCTGAGTTTGCCTGTGCCGTGGTGCTCATTTCCTTCGGGGCTGTCCTGGGAAAGACCAGCCCAGTGCAGCTCCTAGTCATGGCCCTGCTGGAGGTCCCAGTGTTCTCAGTCAATGAATGGGCCGTGCTCAAGTACCTGAGGATCAACGATGCAGGGGGATCGATCCTCATCCACCTGTTTGCCTGCTATTTCGGCCTGGGTGCAACATTTGTCCTGTACAGGCCACGTCTGAACGAGGGTCACGCCAAGGAGAACACCAGCTACCAGTCAGACATCCTGTCAGTTATGGGCACCCTGTTCCTCTGGGTGTTCTGGCCCTCCTTTAACTCGGCTCTAACCCTGAAGGGAGACGACCAGCACAGGGCCATCCTGCACACCTTCATAGGCCTCAGCTCCTCCACCCTCACCGCCTTCGCCCTCTCTGCCATGCTCAACAAGAATGGCAAGATTACAATGGCCGACATCCAGAACGTGACCCTGGCGGGCGGGGTGACAGTGGGGGCGTCGGTGGACATGATGATCTCCCCTGCGGCTGCGTACGCACTGGGTGTGATGGGCTGCATCGCCTGCATGCTGGGATACAAGTACCTCAGCCCCTTCCTGGCCCGCCACCTCCGGATCCAGGACCAGTGTGGTATCCACAACCTGCATGGCCTCACAGGACTCATATCCTGTGCCGCAGGGATATGTGCAATCCTGACAGCCACTGAGGAGGTGTATGGACCCAGCATGTATGAGATCTTTAGCCACATGGCACCTATGGAAGGAGATCCTAAGCTTCTGGAGCTCCAGGAGTTGATCCCTGGTCTGCAGCCAGGTCTGGGGCGCAGTGCCAGGGAACAGGCCCTCTACCAGATGGCAGCTGTGTTCTCCACTATGGGAGTGGCAGCACTAGGGGGCATATTGACAGGCTTTGTGTTGAAGCTGCCGTATCTTGCATCACCCTCAGATGACCTCTGCTTTGATGATGAGCTATTTTTTAATGTTCCGCCTCATTATGATTGTCCGATGGCCCTAAATGGTCAAATCAAAACTGATGATTCGACAGCATCATAG
- the pabpc1l gene encoding polyadenylate-binding protein 1-like isoform X1, whose product MNSSGQSYPLASLYVGDLHPDVTEAMLYQKFSPAGPITSIRVCRDVITRRSLGYAYINFQQPADAECALDTMNYEVLKGRPIRIMWSQRDPGLRKSGVGNIFIKNMDESIDNKALYDTFSAFGNILSCKVVCDENGSKGYGFVHFETQEAANRAIDTMNGMLLNDRKVLETGSDSGIADPKAHFLGGKCQLSTISFVGHFKSHKERQAEFGAKAMKFTNVYIKNFGDDYSDEKLQEVFSAFGRTLSVRVMMDERGRSRGFGFVNYENHEDAQRAVEEMNGKELVPGRVLYVGRAQKRMERQGELKRKFELIKQERIHRYQGVNLYVKNLDDGLDDEKLRKEFAPYGTITSAKVMTDGGHSKGFGFVCFSSPEEATKAVTEMNGRIVATKPLYVALAQRKEERKAILTNKYMQRTMPGPVIDSYQQAGYYMSAVPQPPSRTFYNPNPASTMRTSPRWAAQPPRPQAPYSGQFVRSAVPRRASTPISTVRQASTQAPRIINYTQRMANIGTQTAGGRAGMSGGMVRGTQYKYSSGVRNLQQVITMPAPMAVQQVVTQQIMEPAVHVRGQEPLTASMLAAAPLMEQKQLLGERLYPLIHDFHSNLAGKITGMLLEIDNSELLHMLESPESLHSKVDEAVAVLQAHQAKENSPKK is encoded by the exons ATGAACAGCAGTGGTCAGTCATACCCATTGGCCTCCCTCTACGTAGGGGATCTGCATCCTGACGTCACAGAGGCCATGCTCTACCAGAAGTTCTCTCCTGCTGGGCCCATCACATCCATCCGTGTCTGCCGTGATGTCATCACTCGCAGGTCCCTAGGATACGCATACATCAACTTCCAGCAACCCGCTGATG CGGAATGTGCTCTGGATACAATGAACTATGAGGTCCTCAAGGGTAGGCCTATCAGAATAATGTGGTCTCAGCGTGACCCAGGGCTACGGAAGTCAGGAGTTGGAAACATTTTTATCAAGAACATGGACGAGTCCATTGACAACAAGGCCCTGTATGACACATTCTCAGCCTTTGGGAATATTCTGTCTTGCAAG GTAGTGTGTGATGAGAATGGCTCCAAAGGCTACGGCTTTGTTCACTTTGAAACCCAAGAGGCAGCCAATCGTGCCATTGATACCATGAATGGAATGCTATTGAATGACCGGAAAGT GCTAGAGACAGGTAGTGACTCTGGCATTGCAGACCCAAAGGCCCATTTCCTGGGGGGGAAATGTCAGTTGTCCACGATTAG TTTTGTTGGCCACTTTAAGTCCCATAAGGAGCGACAGGCTGAGTTTGGGGCCAAAGCCATGAAGTTCACCAATGTGTACATCAAGAACTTTGGCGACGACTATAGTGATGAGAAACTCCAGGAGGTCTTCTCAGCATTTG GCAGGACCCTCAGTGTGCGGGTGATGATGGACGAAAGGGGCCGGTCTCGTGGATTTGGCTTTGTAAACTATGAAAACCATGAGGATGCACAAAGG GCAGTTGAGGAGATGAATGGGAAAGAACTCGTTCCTGGCCGAGTTCTGTATGTGGGCCGTGCTCAGAAGAGGATGGAGCGACAGGGGGAGCTGAAACGCAAGTTTGAGCTGATCAAACAGGAACGTATCCACCGCTATCAG GGGGTCAATTTGTACGTCAAGAACTTGGATGATGGGTTGGATGACGAGAAACTCAGGAAGGAGTTTGCCCCTTATGGCACCATCACCAGTGCCAAG GTGATGACGGACGGGGGCCACAGCAAGGGCTTTGGCTTCGTCTGTTTCTCGTCTCCCGAGGAGGCCACCAAAGCGGTAACTGAGATGAACGGCCGCATTGTGGCCACAAAGCCGCTGTACGTGGCTCTGGCCCAGCGCAAGGAGGAGCGGAAAGCCATCCTCACCAACAAATACATGCAGAGGACCATGCCTGGCCCAGTCATCGACTCCTACCAGCAGGCAGGCTACTACATGTCTGCTGTGCCTCAG ccCCCAAGTCGCACTTTCTACAACCCGAACCCTGCGAGCACCATGAGGACATCTCCTCGCTGGGCTGCACAGCCACCCAGACCACAGG cACCCTACTCGGGCCAGTTTGTCAGGTCTGCTGTTCCCCGACGCGCCTCCACCCCAATCAGCACCGTCAGACAGGCCTCCACCCAGGCTCCACGCATCATAAACTACACACAGAGGATGG ctaACATTGGCACACAGACAGCAGGAGGTCGGGCAGGCATGTCTGGTGGTATGGTTCGAGGCACCCAGTATAAATACTCATCAGGGGTGAGGAACTTACAGCAGGTCATCACTATGCCCGCACCAATGGCAGTGCAGCAG GTTGTTACCCAGCAGATTATGGAGCCAGCGGTGCATGTCAGAGGCCAGGAACCCCTCACTGCCTCCATGCTGGCTGCAGCCCCTCTCATGGAGCAGAAACAGCTGCTTG GTGAGCGATTGTACCCTCTGATCCATGACTTTCACTCCAACCTGGCTGGTAAAATCACTGGGATGCTGCTGGAGATTGACAATTCTGAGCTGCTGCACATGCTGGAGTCACCAGAGTCCCTGCATTCTAAG GTGGATGAGGCGGTAGCTGTTCTGCAAGCCCACCAGGCCAAGGAAAACTCTCCTAAGAAGTAG
- the LOC118379367 gene encoding RNA-binding protein 39-like isoform X2, with amino-acid sequence MADDFDIEAMLEAPYRKDEIKSSSANGHEERSSKKKKRSHSRSSRSPSSDKRRSKSKDRKKSRDRKRSKSREKKRSRSKERRRSGSHSRERAGRYRGRRSPFRRRSRSRSPFKKDKSPVRQPIDNLTPEERDARTVFCMQLAARIRPRDLEDFFSAVGKVRDVRMISDRNSRRSKGIAYIEFLEANSVPLAIGLTGQRLLGVPIIVQASQAEKNRAAAMANNLQKGNAGPMRLYVGSLHFNITEDMLRGIFEPFGRIESIQLMMDSETARSKGYGFISFADAECAKKALEQLNGFELAGRPMKVGNVTERTDSSTASSFLDNDELERTGIDLGTTGRLQLMARLAEGTGLQIPPAAQQALQMSGSMHSSSIHFGNMAAGTAVANPAMNLGPSMNQAMNLPTQPLATHCLQLSNMFSPQSENEPGWDIEIQDDVMEECNKHGGIVHIYVDKNSPQGNVYVKCPTIPTAMAAVNALHGRWFAGKMITAAYVPLPTYHNLFPDSVTATQLLMPSRR; translated from the exons ATGGCAGACGATTTTGACATTGAGGCTATGCTAGAGGCTCCATACAGAAAG GATGAGATCAAGTCCTCTAGCGCTAATGGACATGAGGAGCGCAGTAGTAAGAA GAAAAAGAGGAGCCACAGTAGGAGTAGTCGGAGCCCGAGCTCTGACAAGCGCAGAAGCAAGAGCAAAGACAGGAAGAAGAGCCGGGACAGGAAGAGGAGCAAGAGTCGGGAGAAGAAACGCAGCCGCAGCAAGGAGCGCCGCCGCAGCGGCTCCCACAGCAGGGAGCGTGCCGGGCGCTACAGAGGACGCCGCAGCCCCTT TCGTAGGCGCTCAAGAAGTCGTAGTCCCTTCAAGAAAGACAAGAGTCCAGTAAG GCAACCAATTGACAACCTGACCCCAGAGGAGAGGGATGCCCGTACTGTGTTCTGTATGCAGCTGGCAGCCAGAATCCGACCACGAGATCTAGAGGACTTCTTCTCTGCTGTGGGGAAA GTGAGAGACGTGAGGATGATCTCCGATAGAAACTCCAGGAGGTCAAAGGGCATCGCCTACATAGAGTTTCTGGAGGCGAATTCGGTCCCATTGGCCATTGGCTTGACTGGACAGAGACTTCTTGGAGTGCCCATCATTGTCCAGGCCTCTCAG gctgagaagaacagagcagcagCAATGGCCAACAACCTTCAGAAGGGTAATGCTGGCCCCATGCGGCTGTACGTGGGCTCTCTGCACTTCAACATCACAGAGGACATGCTGCGAGGCATCTTTGAGCCTTTCGGAAGG ATTGAGAGCATACAGCTGATGATGGACAGTGAAACTGCACGATCCAAAGGATATGGTTTCATCTCA TTTGCAGATGCAGAGTGCGCTAAGAAAGCATTGGAGCAGCTGAATGGCTTTGAGCTGGCCGGACGGCCCATGAAGGTTGGTAACGTGACAGAACGCACCGACTCCTCCACCGCCAGCTCCTTCCTGGACAACGACGAGCTGGAGAGGACAGGCATTGACCTGGGCACCACCGGGCGCCTGCAGCTCATGGCCCGGCTGGCAGAGG GTACTGGTCTTCAGATTCCTCCAGCTGCACAACAGGCTCTACAGATGAGTGGTTCCATGCACTCCTCTTCAATCCACTTTGGCAACATGGCAGCTGGTACAG CTGTCGCCAACCCTGCCATGAACCTGGGTCCAAGCATGAACCAGGCCATGAACCTCCCAACTCAACCACTGGCTACACACTGCCTACAGCTGTCCAACATGTTCAGCCCACAGTC GGAAAATGAGCCTGGTTGGGACATCGAGATTCAAGATGACGTCATGGAGGAGTGCAACAAACATGGTGGCATTGTCCATATATATGTCGACAAGAACTCACCTCAG GGCAACGTGTACGTAAAATGCCCCACTATCCCAACAGCGATGGCTGCAGTGAATGCCCTACATGGACGGTGGTTTGCAG GTAAAATGATCACTGCGGCGTACGTACCCCTCCCAACCTACCATAACCTTTTCCCTGATTCAGTAACGGCCACCCAGCTACTGATGCCTTCGCGGCGATAA
- the LOC118379367 gene encoding RNA-binding protein 39-like isoform X3 — protein MQLAARIRPRDLEDFFSAVGKVRDVRMISDRNSRRSKGIAYIEFLEANSVPLAIGLTGQRLLGVPIIVQASQAEKNRAAAMANNLQKGNAGPMRLYVGSLHFNITEDMLRGIFEPFGRIESIQLMMDSETARSKGYGFISFADAECAKKALEQLNGFELAGRPMKVGNVTERTDSSTASSFLDNDELERTGIDLGTTGRLQLMARLAEGTGLQIPPAAQQALQMSGSMHSSSIHFGNMAAGTAVANPAMNLGPSMNQAMNLPTQPLATHCLQLSNMFSPQSENEPGWDIEIQDDVMEECNKHGGIVHIYVDKNSPQGNVYVKCPTIPTAMAAVNALHGRWFAGKMITAAYVPLPTYHNLFPDSVTATQLLMPSRR, from the exons ATGCAGCTGGCAGCCAGAATCCGACCACGAGATCTAGAGGACTTCTTCTCTGCTGTGGGGAAA GTGAGAGACGTGAGGATGATCTCCGATAGAAACTCCAGGAGGTCAAAGGGCATCGCCTACATAGAGTTTCTGGAGGCGAATTCGGTCCCATTGGCCATTGGCTTGACTGGACAGAGACTTCTTGGAGTGCCCATCATTGTCCAGGCCTCTCAG gctgagaagaacagagcagcagCAATGGCCAACAACCTTCAGAAGGGTAATGCTGGCCCCATGCGGCTGTACGTGGGCTCTCTGCACTTCAACATCACAGAGGACATGCTGCGAGGCATCTTTGAGCCTTTCGGAAGG ATTGAGAGCATACAGCTGATGATGGACAGTGAAACTGCACGATCCAAAGGATATGGTTTCATCTCA TTTGCAGATGCAGAGTGCGCTAAGAAAGCATTGGAGCAGCTGAATGGCTTTGAGCTGGCCGGACGGCCCATGAAGGTTGGTAACGTGACAGAACGCACCGACTCCTCCACCGCCAGCTCCTTCCTGGACAACGACGAGCTGGAGAGGACAGGCATTGACCTGGGCACCACCGGGCGCCTGCAGCTCATGGCCCGGCTGGCAGAGG GTACTGGTCTTCAGATTCCTCCAGCTGCACAACAGGCTCTACAGATGAGTGGTTCCATGCACTCCTCTTCAATCCACTTTGGCAACATGGCAGCTGGTACAG CTGTCGCCAACCCTGCCATGAACCTGGGTCCAAGCATGAACCAGGCCATGAACCTCCCAACTCAACCACTGGCTACACACTGCCTACAGCTGTCCAACATGTTCAGCCCACAGTC GGAAAATGAGCCTGGTTGGGACATCGAGATTCAAGATGACGTCATGGAGGAGTGCAACAAACATGGTGGCATTGTCCATATATATGTCGACAAGAACTCACCTCAG GGCAACGTGTACGTAAAATGCCCCACTATCCCAACAGCGATGGCTGCAGTGAATGCCCTACATGGACGGTGGTTTGCAG GTAAAATGATCACTGCGGCGTACGTACCCCTCCCAACCTACCATAACCTTTTCCCTGATTCAGTAACGGCCACCCAGCTACTGATGCCTTCGCGGCGATAA
- the pabpc1l gene encoding polyadenylate-binding protein 1-like isoform X2 — MNSSGQSYPLASLYVGDLHPDVTEAMLYQKFSPAGPITSIRVCRDVITRRSLGYAYINFQQPADAECALDTMNYEVLKGRPIRIMWSQRDPGLRKSGVGNIFIKNMDESIDNKALYDTFSAFGNILSCKVVCDENGSKGYGFVHFETQEAANRAIDTMNGMLLNDRKVFVGHFKSHKERQAEFGAKAMKFTNVYIKNFGDDYSDEKLQEVFSAFGRTLSVRVMMDERGRSRGFGFVNYENHEDAQRAVEEMNGKELVPGRVLYVGRAQKRMERQGELKRKFELIKQERIHRYQGVNLYVKNLDDGLDDEKLRKEFAPYGTITSAKVMTDGGHSKGFGFVCFSSPEEATKAVTEMNGRIVATKPLYVALAQRKEERKAILTNKYMQRTMPGPVIDSYQQAGYYMSAVPQPPSRTFYNPNPASTMRTSPRWAAQPPRPQAPYSGQFVRSAVPRRASTPISTVRQASTQAPRIINYTQRMANIGTQTAGGRAGMSGGMVRGTQYKYSSGVRNLQQVITMPAPMAVQQVVTQQIMEPAVHVRGQEPLTASMLAAAPLMEQKQLLGERLYPLIHDFHSNLAGKITGMLLEIDNSELLHMLESPESLHSKVDEAVAVLQAHQAKENSPKK, encoded by the exons ATGAACAGCAGTGGTCAGTCATACCCATTGGCCTCCCTCTACGTAGGGGATCTGCATCCTGACGTCACAGAGGCCATGCTCTACCAGAAGTTCTCTCCTGCTGGGCCCATCACATCCATCCGTGTCTGCCGTGATGTCATCACTCGCAGGTCCCTAGGATACGCATACATCAACTTCCAGCAACCCGCTGATG CGGAATGTGCTCTGGATACAATGAACTATGAGGTCCTCAAGGGTAGGCCTATCAGAATAATGTGGTCTCAGCGTGACCCAGGGCTACGGAAGTCAGGAGTTGGAAACATTTTTATCAAGAACATGGACGAGTCCATTGACAACAAGGCCCTGTATGACACATTCTCAGCCTTTGGGAATATTCTGTCTTGCAAG GTAGTGTGTGATGAGAATGGCTCCAAAGGCTACGGCTTTGTTCACTTTGAAACCCAAGAGGCAGCCAATCGTGCCATTGATACCATGAATGGAATGCTATTGAATGACCGGAAAGT TTTTGTTGGCCACTTTAAGTCCCATAAGGAGCGACAGGCTGAGTTTGGGGCCAAAGCCATGAAGTTCACCAATGTGTACATCAAGAACTTTGGCGACGACTATAGTGATGAGAAACTCCAGGAGGTCTTCTCAGCATTTG GCAGGACCCTCAGTGTGCGGGTGATGATGGACGAAAGGGGCCGGTCTCGTGGATTTGGCTTTGTAAACTATGAAAACCATGAGGATGCACAAAGG GCAGTTGAGGAGATGAATGGGAAAGAACTCGTTCCTGGCCGAGTTCTGTATGTGGGCCGTGCTCAGAAGAGGATGGAGCGACAGGGGGAGCTGAAACGCAAGTTTGAGCTGATCAAACAGGAACGTATCCACCGCTATCAG GGGGTCAATTTGTACGTCAAGAACTTGGATGATGGGTTGGATGACGAGAAACTCAGGAAGGAGTTTGCCCCTTATGGCACCATCACCAGTGCCAAG GTGATGACGGACGGGGGCCACAGCAAGGGCTTTGGCTTCGTCTGTTTCTCGTCTCCCGAGGAGGCCACCAAAGCGGTAACTGAGATGAACGGCCGCATTGTGGCCACAAAGCCGCTGTACGTGGCTCTGGCCCAGCGCAAGGAGGAGCGGAAAGCCATCCTCACCAACAAATACATGCAGAGGACCATGCCTGGCCCAGTCATCGACTCCTACCAGCAGGCAGGCTACTACATGTCTGCTGTGCCTCAG ccCCCAAGTCGCACTTTCTACAACCCGAACCCTGCGAGCACCATGAGGACATCTCCTCGCTGGGCTGCACAGCCACCCAGACCACAGG cACCCTACTCGGGCCAGTTTGTCAGGTCTGCTGTTCCCCGACGCGCCTCCACCCCAATCAGCACCGTCAGACAGGCCTCCACCCAGGCTCCACGCATCATAAACTACACACAGAGGATGG ctaACATTGGCACACAGACAGCAGGAGGTCGGGCAGGCATGTCTGGTGGTATGGTTCGAGGCACCCAGTATAAATACTCATCAGGGGTGAGGAACTTACAGCAGGTCATCACTATGCCCGCACCAATGGCAGTGCAGCAG GTTGTTACCCAGCAGATTATGGAGCCAGCGGTGCATGTCAGAGGCCAGGAACCCCTCACTGCCTCCATGCTGGCTGCAGCCCCTCTCATGGAGCAGAAACAGCTGCTTG GTGAGCGATTGTACCCTCTGATCCATGACTTTCACTCCAACCTGGCTGGTAAAATCACTGGGATGCTGCTGGAGATTGACAATTCTGAGCTGCTGCACATGCTGGAGTCACCAGAGTCCCTGCATTCTAAG GTGGATGAGGCGGTAGCTGTTCTGCAAGCCCACCAGGCCAAGGAAAACTCTCCTAAGAAGTAG